One Burkholderia sp. PAMC 26561 genomic window carries:
- a CDS encoding HesA/MoeB/ThiF family protein produces MNDDQLLRYSRHILVDEIGIEAQQRFLDAHVMIIGAGGLGAPAAMYLAAAGIGEVTLVDADTVDLTNLQRQIVHATASVGEPKVDSARKTLAALNPDVKVNAVATRADAQWLNDNVPHATVVLDCTDNFATRHAINAACYAHGVPLISGAALRFDGQISTFDFRSAQSPCYACVFPPDDAFEEVACSTMGVFSPTVGIIGTMQAAEALRLIGGFGTTLQGRLMMLDSLRMEWNTMRIARQADCPVCGSHTAK; encoded by the coding sequence ATGAACGACGATCAGCTTCTCCGCTACTCCCGCCATATTCTCGTCGATGAAATCGGCATCGAAGCGCAACAACGCTTTCTGGATGCGCACGTGATGATCATTGGCGCAGGCGGCCTTGGCGCCCCGGCGGCGATGTACCTGGCGGCGGCGGGTATCGGCGAGGTGACGCTGGTCGATGCCGATACCGTCGATCTCACCAATCTCCAGCGCCAGATCGTCCACGCCACGGCATCCGTGGGTGAACCCAAGGTGGACTCGGCGCGCAAGACGCTCGCCGCGCTCAACCCCGATGTCAAGGTGAACGCGGTCGCCACGCGCGCCGACGCGCAATGGCTGAACGACAACGTCCCGCACGCGACTGTCGTACTCGATTGCACCGATAACTTCGCCACCCGCCACGCCATCAACGCGGCCTGTTACGCGCATGGCGTGCCGCTGATCTCGGGCGCCGCGCTCCGCTTTGACGGCCAGATCAGCACCTTCGATTTTCGCTCCGCGCAATCGCCGTGCTACGCGTGCGTGTTCCCGCCTGACGACGCGTTCGAGGAAGTGGCCTGCTCGACCATGGGTGTCTTCTCGCCGACGGTCGGCATTATCGGCACGATGCAGGCGGCGGAGGCGCTGCGTCTGATTGGCGGCTTCGGCACGACATTGCAAGGACGCCTGATGATGCTCGATTCGCTGCGCATGGAGTGGAACACCATGCGCATTGCAAGGCAGGCGGACTGCCCTGTTTGCGGATCACATACGGCGAAATAG
- a CDS encoding S41 family peptidase, which produces MRKNLKNIGLIAAGLATGAFATLQLSASAQQAATAPLPLDQLRLFAEVFGQIKHEYVEPVDDKKLLTAAIKGMVSSLDPHSSYLDKTDYEELQEQTKGRFAGLGIEISSEDGLIKVISPIEDTPAFRAGIRPGDLITRINDKPVRGMTLDNAVKQMRGDPGTKVTLTIFRKTDDRTFPITVTRALIRVQSVKMKIPAPGYGYIRITSFQERTVPDLAAKLQDLARQQPDLKGLVLDLRNNGGGLLQSAVGVAGAFLPDNAVVVSTNGQIADAKQTFRDTYDNYRLPSFDSDPLKNLPEIFKKVPMVVLTNAYSASASEIVAGALQDHHRALIVGKTTFGKGSVQTVRPMTADTALRLTTAYYYTPSGKSIQNKGIRPDVPVDQYAEGDPDDALVTREVDYSNHLANTQDPNEKKEQEAREADRLEQLRILEEQNDKKTPEQRRKDRERKPVEFGSADDFMLAQGLNKLEGKPVQESKSYSERKLAQDKPTPSASAPIAVQPALPATPGSDAAAPASAPVPASATQ; this is translated from the coding sequence ATGCGAAAGAACCTGAAAAACATCGGCCTGATCGCCGCGGGCCTTGCTACCGGCGCATTTGCCACGCTGCAACTCTCCGCATCTGCCCAGCAAGCCGCTACCGCGCCTCTCCCGCTAGATCAACTGCGGTTGTTTGCCGAAGTCTTCGGGCAAATCAAGCATGAATACGTCGAACCGGTCGACGATAAAAAACTCCTCACCGCCGCCATCAAAGGCATGGTGTCGAGCCTCGACCCGCACTCGTCGTATCTCGACAAGACCGACTACGAAGAGTTGCAGGAACAGACCAAGGGCCGGTTCGCCGGGCTCGGTATCGAGATCTCGTCGGAAGACGGACTGATCAAGGTGATTTCGCCTATCGAAGACACGCCGGCGTTTCGCGCCGGCATTCGTCCCGGCGACCTGATCACGCGTATCAACGACAAGCCGGTGCGCGGCATGACGCTCGACAACGCCGTCAAGCAAATGCGCGGCGATCCGGGTACCAAGGTTACGCTGACCATTTTCCGCAAGACCGACGACCGGACGTTCCCGATCACGGTCACGCGCGCGCTCATTCGCGTGCAAAGCGTGAAGATGAAGATCCCGGCGCCCGGTTATGGCTACATCCGCATCACGAGCTTCCAGGAGCGCACGGTGCCTGATCTCGCCGCGAAGCTGCAGGATCTCGCGCGTCAGCAGCCCGACCTGAAGGGTCTCGTGCTCGACCTCCGCAACAACGGCGGCGGCCTGCTGCAAAGCGCCGTCGGCGTGGCCGGCGCGTTCCTGCCGGACAATGCGGTGGTGGTGTCCACCAACGGCCAGATTGCGGACGCGAAGCAGACTTTCCGCGATACGTACGACAACTATCGCTTGCCGTCATTCGACTCCGATCCGCTGAAGAACCTGCCGGAAATCTTCAAGAAGGTGCCCATGGTCGTGCTGACCAACGCGTATTCGGCGTCGGCCTCGGAGATCGTGGCGGGTGCGCTGCAGGATCATCATCGTGCGTTGATCGTCGGCAAGACCACGTTCGGCAAGGGTTCGGTGCAGACCGTCCGGCCGATGACCGCGGACACCGCGCTGCGCCTGACTACCGCGTACTACTACACGCCGAGCGGCAAGTCGATTCAGAACAAGGGCATCCGTCCTGACGTTCCGGTCGATCAATACGCGGAAGGCGATCCGGACGACGCACTCGTGACGCGGGAAGTGGATTATTCGAACCACTTGGCGAACACGCAGGACCCGAACGAGAAGAAGGAACAGGAAGCCCGCGAAGCAGACCGGCTCGAGCAACTGCGGATTCTTGAAGAGCAGAACGACAAGAAGACGCCTGAGCAGCGCCGGAAGGATCGTGAGAGAAAGCCTGTCGAGTTCGGCAGTGCGGACGACTTCATGCTTGCCCAAGGCCTGAACAAGCTTGAAGGCAAACCGGTTCAGGAGTCGAAGTCGTACTCCGAGCGCAAGCTTGCGCAGGACAAGCCGACGCCATCGGCATCCGCTCCGATCGCGGTGCAGCCGGCCTTGCCGGCAACGCCTGGATCGGACGCTGCGGCGCCTGCTTCGGCGCCCGTGCCGGCATCGGCTACGCAGTAA
- the gpmA gene encoding 2,3-diphosphoglycerate-dependent phosphoglycerate mutase, which produces MYKLVLIRHGESTWNKENRFTGWVDVDLTEQGVREAQQAGVLLKEAGFSFDIAYTSVLKRAIRTLWHVQDQMDEMYLPVVHSWRLNERHYGALAGLNKAETAKQYGDEQVLVWRRSYDTPPPALDPSDERTSFNDPRYAKVPREELPLTECLKDTVARVLPMWNESIGPAVKSGRRVLIAAHGNSMRALIKYLDGISDDDIVGLNIPNGVPLVYELDENLKPIKHYYLGDPDAIAKAQAAVAKQGKAG; this is translated from the coding sequence ATGTACAAGCTAGTGCTCATCCGCCACGGCGAATCCACGTGGAACAAGGAAAACCGATTCACAGGCTGGGTCGACGTCGACCTGACGGAACAAGGCGTCCGCGAAGCGCAGCAAGCCGGCGTGCTGTTGAAAGAAGCGGGTTTCAGTTTCGACATTGCGTACACCTCGGTGCTCAAGCGCGCAATCCGCACGCTCTGGCACGTGCAGGATCAAATGGACGAGATGTATCTGCCCGTCGTGCATTCGTGGCGGCTGAACGAGCGGCACTACGGTGCGCTCGCGGGATTGAACAAGGCTGAGACAGCGAAGCAATACGGCGACGAGCAAGTGCTGGTCTGGCGCAGAAGCTACGATACGCCGCCGCCGGCTCTCGATCCGTCGGACGAACGCACGTCGTTCAACGATCCGCGCTATGCGAAAGTGCCGCGCGAAGAGCTGCCGCTGACCGAGTGCCTGAAGGACACGGTCGCACGCGTGCTGCCCATGTGGAACGAGTCCATCGGACCGGCCGTCAAGTCGGGAAGACGCGTGCTGATCGCAGCACATGGAAACTCCATGCGTGCGCTGATCAAATATCTGGATGGGATTTCAGACGACGATATCGTCGGATTGAATATCCCGAATGGCGTGCCGCTCGTTTATGAACTCGACGAAAACCTGAAACCGATCAAGCACTATTATCTCGGCGACCCCGATGCCATAGCGAAGGCGCAGGCTGCAGTCGCAAAGCAGGGGAAGGCAGGATAA
- a CDS encoding rhodanese-like domain-containing protein produces MKFFTDYTNLVLIAVLLISGGLLLWPTLMRRGRGAVSPADAVLLINRRNASIIDLRPVSEYSQGHIPAAKNFGLAELQAKVGQIAKNKSNPVLLVCQTGQQSQKASQIVSDAGYAEVHVLQGGLDAWQKAGMPVVKQGALK; encoded by the coding sequence GTGAAGTTTTTCACCGATTACACCAACCTTGTACTTATCGCCGTCCTCCTCATTTCGGGCGGGTTGCTGCTGTGGCCAACGCTTATGCGGCGCGGCCGCGGCGCTGTTTCACCGGCCGACGCGGTCCTTTTGATCAACCGGCGCAACGCCTCGATCATCGACCTGCGGCCGGTCTCCGAGTACTCGCAAGGGCACATTCCGGCCGCGAAAAACTTTGGTTTGGCGGAGCTCCAAGCAAAAGTTGGCCAAATCGCCAAGAATAAGAGCAATCCGGTCTTGCTCGTTTGCCAGACCGGGCAACAGTCCCAGAAGGCGAGCCAGATTGTGAGCGATGCAGGCTACGCCGAGGTCCATGTATTGCAAGGCGGACTGGATGCCTGGCAAAAAGCTGGCATGCCGGTCGTGAAACAAGGAGCCCTAAAGTGA
- the grxC gene encoding glutaredoxin 3: MNKVIMYSTQVCPYCQMAERLLKSRGVENVEKVLIDRDPAKREEMMTRTGRRTVPQVFIGETHVGGYDDLSALDRKGGLMPLLEAA, encoded by the coding sequence GTGAACAAAGTAATCATGTACAGCACGCAAGTGTGCCCGTATTGCCAGATGGCCGAACGTCTACTAAAGTCGCGCGGCGTGGAAAATGTCGAGAAGGTGCTGATCGACCGTGATCCTGCAAAACGTGAAGAAATGATGACGCGTACGGGCCGACGGACGGTGCCGCAGGTGTTTATCGGCGAAACGCATGTCGGCGGGTACGACGATCTGTCAGCGCTCGACCGCAAAGGCGGCCTGATGCCGCTGCTCGAAGCGGCCTGA